The following proteins are encoded in a genomic region of Spirochaetota bacterium:
- a CDS encoding deoxyhypusine synthase, translated as MKHDKNSCPGKERYLSGKRILPKSISKDTDIVTLIDNMDAYNGGRLRAACQLLKDRYSHEDVTVGMSLAGALTPAGLGPSAIIPLMNHGYVDWIVATGANMYHDLHFAFNLPMFRGSHTVDDTDLRDKGVTRIYDILFDYEDVLMETDRILRRIMVRPEFQKEMGTREFYHHLGKILNEHEQKNGLGEVSILAAAYRNGIPVFTSSPGDSTIGMNVAGLELLAEAAGLADKFKLKINPTIDVNDSTAIILNAKNYEKGKTGVILIGGGSPKNFMLQTEPQIQEVLMIPEVGQDYDINITDARPDTGGLSGAPPSEAASWGKIDPTKLDETVTAYLDVTVAVPLMVAYVRQAAKPKKLKRLYDRGQELHEKLIKSYLENNREVEDLKKLMAALQA; from the coding sequence ATGAAACACGACAAGAACAGCTGTCCGGGCAAGGAGCGCTATCTATCTGGAAAACGGATCCTCCCCAAATCGATATCCAAAGATACGGACATCGTAACGCTGATTGACAATATGGACGCCTACAACGGCGGGCGCCTTCGGGCGGCCTGCCAGCTCTTAAAAGATCGCTATTCCCACGAGGACGTTACCGTGGGCATGAGCCTTGCCGGCGCCCTGACGCCGGCTGGCCTGGGGCCGTCGGCCATCATCCCCCTCATGAACCACGGCTATGTCGACTGGATCGTGGCCACCGGCGCCAACATGTACCATGACCTGCATTTTGCCTTCAACCTGCCCATGTTCCGGGGAAGCCATACCGTCGACGATACGGACCTGCGCGACAAGGGCGTCACCCGGATCTACGATATCCTCTTCGATTACGAGGACGTCCTCATGGAGACGGACCGTATCCTGAGAAGGATCATGGTGCGGCCCGAGTTCCAGAAAGAGATGGGCACCAGGGAATTCTACCATCACCTGGGCAAGATCTTGAACGAGCACGAGCAGAAGAACGGGCTGGGCGAGGTGAGCATCCTCGCGGCCGCCTACCGGAACGGCATCCCCGTGTTCACCTCGTCGCCGGGCGACTCCACCATCGGCATGAACGTGGCGGGGCTCGAGCTTCTCGCCGAGGCGGCCGGACTTGCTGATAAATTCAAGCTGAAGATCAACCCGACCATCGACGTCAACGATTCCACCGCCATCATCCTGAACGCCAAGAATTACGAGAAGGGAAAGACCGGGGTTATTCTCATCGGCGGCGGCAGCCCGAAGAACTTCATGCTCCAGACTGAGCCGCAGATACAGGAAGTGCTGATGATCCCGGAAGTGGGGCAGGACTACGATATCAACATCACCGACGCGCGCCCCGACACCGGCGGGCTTTCCGGCGCGCCCCCCAGCGAGGCCGCCAGCTGGGGCAAGATCGATCCTACCAAGCTGGACGAGACCGTGACCGCCTATCTCGACGTGACCGTGGCGGTCCCCCTCATGGTCGCCTACGTGCGACAGGCGGCGAAGCCGAAGAAGCTGAAGCGCCTCTACGACCGGGGACAGGAGCTTCATGAAAAGCTCATCAAGTCCTACCTGGAGAACAACAGGGAAGTGGAGGATCTGAAGAAGCTCATGGCCGCGCTCCAGGCATAA
- a CDS encoding radical SAM protein translates to MALKHYLAAGNLLKQFRAALLLRRTTGWSSFLQWLGTSSFKSIPVSAGAVGMGCIGFGYHAVWEVTEACNLRCRHCHATSSVAGPDELSTEEGYAMLAQLASMKRFRMLAYSGGEPLVRPDIDRLLARSRKLGLVNVIATNGTLIDGARARELKKLGVKGIAVSFDSTDSAIHNHIRQNTTAFERALRGIEACRSAGMVIQINFTAMQENIATLPDVIRFCHDIRADIMLCYQLVPMGRGSAILDSVLSPEDSLSLVKTVKKLQKNSMTIIEPVAAPQYWPHLLGRDNSDSKPKARGPVFHGCAAGWGLIYIKPNGDVWPCPFVPVSGGNVREMRISDIWSKSEIFTSLSDRDRLKGKCGECENREICGGCRGKAYAATGDPLGEDPACYIHHSGVPNYLKWKADA, encoded by the coding sequence ATGGCGCTGAAACACTACCTGGCCGCCGGCAACCTATTGAAGCAATTTCGTGCCGCCCTGCTGCTGCGCAGGACGACCGGATGGAGCAGTTTCCTCCAGTGGCTTGGAACGTCTTCCTTCAAATCGATACCGGTATCGGCCGGCGCCGTCGGCATGGGGTGCATCGGCTTCGGATACCACGCCGTGTGGGAGGTGACCGAGGCGTGCAACCTTCGCTGCCGCCACTGCCACGCCACGTCATCCGTGGCGGGTCCGGACGAGCTTTCCACGGAGGAAGGATACGCCATGCTGGCACAGCTCGCGTCGATGAAGCGCTTCAGGATGCTGGCCTACTCCGGGGGCGAGCCCCTGGTGCGTCCAGATATCGACCGGCTCCTGGCCCGCAGCAGGAAGCTCGGACTCGTCAACGTCATAGCGACCAACGGCACCCTCATAGACGGCGCCCGGGCGCGGGAGCTGAAAAAGCTGGGGGTCAAGGGGATTGCGGTGAGCTTCGACTCCACCGACAGCGCGATCCATAACCATATCAGGCAGAACACGACAGCCTTCGAGCGGGCCCTCCGGGGCATCGAGGCGTGCAGGTCCGCCGGCATGGTCATCCAGATAAACTTCACCGCCATGCAGGAAAACATCGCCACCCTGCCGGACGTCATCCGTTTCTGCCACGACATCCGCGCCGACATCATGCTCTGCTACCAGCTGGTGCCCATGGGCCGGGGCAGCGCGATCCTTGATTCGGTCCTTTCGCCGGAGGACAGCCTGAGCCTTGTGAAGACGGTCAAGAAGCTCCAGAAGAATTCCATGACCATCATCGAGCCGGTGGCCGCGCCCCAGTACTGGCCGCACCTCCTCGGGCGCGACAACAGCGACAGTAAGCCGAAGGCCCGGGGGCCCGTCTTCCACGGCTGCGCCGCTGGATGGGGACTCATCTATATCAAGCCGAACGGCGACGTGTGGCCCTGCCCCTTTGTCCCGGTAAGCGGCGGCAACGTGCGCGAGATGAGAATCAGCGATATCTGGTCAAAAAGCGAGATCTTCACAAGCCTTTCCGACAGGGACCGCCTCAAGGGAAAATGCGGGGAGTGCGAGAACAGGGAGATCTGCGGCGGCTGCCGCGGCAAGGCCTACGCCGCGACGGGCGATCCCCTCGGCGAGGATCCCGCCTGCTATATTCACCACAGCGGTGTCCCCAATTACCTTAAATGGAAGGCCGACGCCTGA
- a CDS encoding prenyltransferase: protein MQQAINDKRFATVKNWANVMRLPFTTVAVVPFGVGVYLAYAHGRPVSWLSALLGIMAVLFICIGCYLIGEIYDQQEDSKTALYGRTKFSGGTLMVASGTLSERSVMFLAISLFASAALMGLAIYAIHGSLLLLALGAFGIGSAVLYSMPPVRLVMRGVGELFIAFCYGWLTLVTGHLCASGSIPPYSYYFSIPVALTIFNVILINEFPDYEADRDSGKLNLLVRIGKNAGAVLYSVIAVLTSISIIVLWALFRSWSPAHLLAAAPAAILGLVLAVNVAVRRRWRSLETLEPICGLTIVLNHLSSITVGVLAIWR from the coding sequence ATGCAACAGGCAATAAACGATAAACGATTTGCAACAGTCAAGAACTGGGCCAACGTCATGAGGCTTCCCTTCACCACGGTCGCCGTTGTCCCCTTCGGGGTCGGCGTGTACCTGGCCTATGCCCATGGCCGTCCTGTTTCATGGCTTTCGGCCCTGCTCGGAATCATGGCCGTTCTGTTTATCTGCATCGGCTGCTATCTTATCGGTGAAATCTATGACCAGCAGGAGGATTCCAAAACGGCCCTGTACGGGCGGACGAAATTCTCCGGCGGTACCCTGATGGTGGCCAGCGGGACCCTCTCCGAACGATCGGTTATGTTCCTGGCCATATCGCTCTTCGCATCCGCCGCCCTAATGGGCCTGGCCATATACGCAATTCACGGCAGCCTGTTGCTGCTCGCCCTGGGGGCCTTCGGCATCGGCAGCGCGGTGCTCTATTCCATGCCGCCGGTACGCCTGGTGATGCGCGGCGTCGGCGAGCTCTTCATCGCCTTTTGCTACGGCTGGCTCACCCTGGTCACCGGGCACCTCTGCGCCTCCGGCTCCATACCGCCGTACAGCTATTACTTCAGCATACCCGTGGCCCTGACCATTTTCAATGTCATCCTTATCAATGAATTTCCTGATTACGAGGCGGACCGCGATTCCGGCAAGCTCAACCTCCTGGTCCGCATCGGAAAGAACGCAGGCGCGGTCCTCTATTCCGTCATTGCGGTCCTGACATCTATTTCAATCATCGTCCTCTGGGCCCTGTTCAGGAGCTGGTCCCCGGCGCACCTTCTCGCGGCGGCTCCCGCCGCCATTCTCGGCCTGGTCCTGGCGGTCAATGTGGCCGTGCGCCGACGCTGGCGGAGCCTCGAAACGCTGGAGCCGATCTGCGGCCTCACCATCGTGCTGAACCATCTCTCATCCATCACCGTGGGAGTGCTCGCGATATGGCGCTGA
- a CDS encoding PAS domain S-box protein, with translation MTAQENKTILLVEDDPISAMAESESISRFGYNVLVAGNGNEAVRITTGPAIVDLVLMDIDLGKGMDGTEAAKRILEKRNIPIVFLTAHGEREMVERVQGITRYGYVIKNSGDFVLQSSIEMALELFDAHQKISESEARQRTLVQTIPDLVWLKDADGVYLACNPRFEDFFGARESEIVGKTDYDFLNKELADFFRDHDRRAMAAGKPTVNEEWIRFASDGRRALLETIKTPMFGKDGKLIGVLGIGRDITERKNAEEALRSSERRMKAIVDGSPIPQFVVDKDHRVTHWNRALEEYSKIRAEDVIGTSDQWRAFYSKKRPCLADLIVDGKVDMIPGLYMDNYRKSQLVDNAYEAIDFFPAMKGGLWLQYTAAPIIDDDGEVVGAVETLNDITESKRAEESLRRSESNYRSVIENIQDVFYRSDAKGNLIMASPSWAHLLGYETLEECLGKPIAGTFYYIPEKRAEFLQCLRESGSVMNYEVVLKKKDGMPVTVETSSHFYYDSDGRIAGVEGIFRDITLRRQAEDALRINELRLKRAQEIAHVGNWEYNIQTGDFWGSDEAKRIYGFEIGQHAFSTDEVENCIPEKGRVHQALVDLVESGKEYNLEFEIYPLNSSKPRIITSIAELQPDEQSGQLKVVGVIQDITDRKRAEEALRFSENHLKAIVDGSPIPQFVIDREHRITHWNRALEEYSGIRSEDVIGTNQQWRAFYPYERPCMADLLVDGLTNRISQWYASKYSHSKLIKEAFEATDFFPAMRGGTWLFFTAAPIYGPDGAVIGAVETLSDVTDRMRAEDALKLNNLRLDTLLKVNQMTDAPVEDIMKYVFEEAVRLTKSEIGYMGRMNDDETEMEVLAWSRNVMPECRTGEKTLLFPVASAGLWAEAVRQHRPIVTNDFAAPNPWKKGYPEGHIVLKRHMNVPVMTGSKIALLVGVSNKAEDYDETDVRQLTLLMDGMLRIIERKKAEDSLRDSLAEKDVILKELYHRTKNNMQVICSMLNLRASDIKDAAAQDIYRDIQSKIQTMALVHQKLYDSQELSNLNLKEYADGIVDLMLSNNELSPGVVKIHRSVDAIPISIDTAMPLGLVLNELISNSMKHAFPDNRDGEIWIDMRSTDDGIKLEYRDNGIGLPLGYDPAKAQTLGMNIIRNLSRMQLGGDLHFMDDRGFGCTITMGTKLYRRRM, from the coding sequence ATGACAGCACAGGAAAACAAAACAATTCTTCTTGTTGAAGATGATCCGATTTCGGCAATGGCCGAATCGGAATCGATCAGTCGTTTCGGATACAATGTCCTTGTTGCCGGAAACGGCAATGAAGCGGTCCGGATAACCACGGGCCCGGCCATTGTGGATCTGGTGCTCATGGATATCGACCTCGGCAAGGGGATGGACGGAACAGAGGCTGCGAAGCGGATACTTGAAAAGAGGAATATCCCCATCGTGTTCCTCACGGCCCACGGGGAGCGGGAAATGGTGGAGCGCGTCCAGGGAATAACACGGTACGGCTATGTGATCAAGAATTCCGGAGATTTTGTTCTGCAGTCGTCCATCGAGATGGCCCTGGAGTTGTTCGATGCCCATCAAAAAATCAGCGAGAGCGAGGCCCGTCAGCGCACCCTTGTGCAGACCATTCCGGACCTGGTCTGGCTCAAGGACGCGGACGGCGTGTACCTGGCCTGCAATCCCCGCTTCGAGGATTTTTTCGGCGCGCGGGAATCGGAAATTGTGGGTAAAACCGACTACGACTTTCTGAATAAGGAGCTGGCAGATTTTTTTCGCGACCATGACCGCAGGGCCATGGCAGCGGGAAAACCCACCGTGAACGAGGAATGGATACGCTTTGCCAGCGACGGCCGCAGGGCCCTGCTGGAAACCATCAAGACGCCGATGTTCGGAAAGGATGGGAAGCTTATCGGGGTCCTGGGCATCGGACGGGACATTACGGAGCGCAAGAACGCCGAAGAGGCCCTTCGATCCAGCGAGAGGAGGATGAAGGCTATCGTTGACGGGTCTCCCATTCCGCAGTTTGTTGTCGATAAGGACCACCGCGTCACCCACTGGAACAGGGCACTGGAGGAGTACAGCAAGATCAGAGCTGAAGATGTGATCGGCACAAGCGATCAATGGAGGGCTTTCTACAGCAAAAAGCGTCCCTGCCTGGCCGATTTGATAGTGGATGGGAAAGTCGATATGATACCCGGCTTGTATATGGATAATTATCGAAAGTCTCAATTGGTCGATAATGCCTATGAAGCCATAGATTTTTTTCCCGCCATGAAGGGAGGTTTGTGGCTGCAATACACGGCGGCGCCCATCATTGATGATGACGGCGAGGTCGTAGGAGCGGTGGAGACCCTTAATGATATAACCGAAAGCAAGCGCGCCGAGGAATCCTTGCGTAGGAGCGAATCAAATTACCGCAGTGTCATCGAGAATATACAGGACGTCTTTTACCGGAGCGATGCGAAGGGCAACCTGATCATGGCAAGCCCCAGCTGGGCGCATCTTCTCGGATATGAAACCCTTGAGGAATGTCTTGGGAAGCCCATTGCGGGAACATTTTATTATATTCCCGAGAAACGCGCCGAGTTCCTCCAATGCCTGCGTGAAAGCGGGAGCGTCATGAATTACGAGGTAGTGTTAAAAAAGAAGGACGGCATGCCGGTAACAGTGGAAACGAGCAGTCATTTTTATTATGATAGCGACGGCCGGATAGCCGGTGTTGAAGGCATTTTCAGGGACATTACCCTGCGCAGGCAGGCGGAGGATGCCTTGAGGATCAATGAGCTCCGTTTGAAGCGGGCCCAGGAAATAGCCCATGTCGGCAACTGGGAGTATAACATTCAAACAGGGGATTTCTGGGGATCCGATGAAGCAAAGAGGATTTATGGATTTGAAATCGGACAGCACGCTTTTTCAACTGATGAAGTCGAAAATTGCATTCCGGAAAAGGGAAGGGTCCATCAGGCCCTGGTTGACCTGGTCGAATCGGGAAAGGAATACAATCTGGAATTTGAGATATATCCCCTCAATTCCTCAAAGCCCAGGATCATTACATCTATAGCCGAATTGCAGCCGGATGAACAGAGCGGTCAATTGAAGGTTGTCGGGGTTATCCAGGACATAACCGATCGCAAGCGGGCTGAAGAGGCGCTTCGCTTCAGCGAGAATCACCTGAAGGCTATTGTCGACGGTTCACCCATTCCGCAATTTGTCATAGACAGGGAACACCGCATCACCCACTGGAACCGGGCCCTCGAAGAATACAGCGGCATCAGGTCCGAGGATGTAATCGGCACAAACCAGCAGTGGCGGGCGTTCTATCCCTATGAGCGACCCTGCATGGCCGACCTGCTGGTGGATGGCCTTACGAACAGGATATCCCAGTGGTACGCAAGCAAATACAGCCATTCAAAGCTTATCAAGGAAGCTTTCGAGGCAACCGATTTCTTCCCTGCCATGAGAGGCGGCACATGGCTCTTTTTTACCGCTGCGCCGATATATGGTCCTGACGGCGCAGTCATTGGGGCGGTGGAAACGCTTTCCGATGTAACGGACCGCATGCGCGCCGAGGATGCGCTCAAGCTCAATAACCTAAGGCTGGATACATTGCTTAAAGTCAACCAGATGACCGATGCGCCCGTCGAGGATATCATGAAATACGTGTTCGAAGAAGCGGTCAGGCTCACGAAAAGCGAGATCGGGTATATGGGACGCATGAACGACGATGAAACGGAAATGGAAGTCCTGGCCTGGTCCCGCAATGTGATGCCCGAGTGCCGCACGGGGGAGAAAACCCTCCTGTTCCCGGTCGCGTCCGCCGGACTATGGGCAGAAGCCGTGCGCCAGCACAGGCCCATCGTCACCAATGATTTTGCTGCTCCCAATCCCTGGAAGAAGGGCTATCCGGAAGGCCATATCGTTCTGAAACGGCACATGAATGTCCCGGTGATGACAGGTTCAAAGATCGCGTTACTGGTGGGTGTCAGCAACAAGGCCGAGGATTATGATGAGACCGATGTCCGGCAGCTGACGCTCTTGATGGATGGAATGCTGCGCATCATCGAGCGCAAGAAGGCGGAGGATTCTCTTCGCGATTCCCTGGCGGAAAAGGACGTGATATTGAAAGAGCTGTACCACCGGACAAAGAACAACATGCAGGTCATATGCAGCATGCTGAACCTGAGGGCTTCGGATATCAAGGATGCGGCGGCCCAGGATATCTACCGTGATATACAGTCCAAGATACAGACAATGGCCCTGGTGCACCAGAAGCTGTATGATTCACAGGAACTGTCGAACCTCAATCTGAAAGAGTATGCCGACGGTATCGTCGATCTGATGCTGTCGAACAATGAACTGTCGCCCGGCGTGGTGAAAATACACCGGTCCGTCGACGCAATCCCGATTTCAATCGACACGGCAATGCCGCTGGGTCTCGTGTTGAATGAGCTGATATCCAATTCGATGAAGCACGCCTTCCCGGATAATCGTGATGGTGAAATCTGGATCGATATGCGTTCCACCGATGACGGGATCAAGCTCGAGTACCGGGATAACGGTATCGGCCTTCCTCTCGGGTACGATCCCGCCAAGGCTCAGACCCTGGGGATGAATATAATCAGGAACCTGTCGAGAATGCAGCTTGGCGGGGACCTGCATTTCATGGATGACAGGGGATTCGGCTGCACCATCACCATGGGGACCAAACTCTATCGAAGGCGAATGTGA
- a CDS encoding response regulator: MKMKLLLVEDEAITAMSMRKDLELMGYEVSDPIGTGEEAIRKALIEHPSVILMDINIIGDMDGIETVEKIHDLVQIPVIYMTGYSNQEIKDRAIKTGPLAYLEKPVNVREIRHILELTGAHDQNGGN, translated from the coding sequence ATGAAAATGAAATTGCTACTTGTCGAGGACGAGGCCATCACGGCCATGAGCATGAGGAAGGACCTGGAGCTGATGGGCTACGAGGTGAGCGATCCCATCGGGACCGGAGAGGAAGCCATTCGGAAGGCCTTGATCGAGCATCCCTCGGTGATACTGATGGATATCAACATCATCGGGGACATGGACGGAATCGAAACGGTTGAAAAAATCCATGACCTGGTGCAAATCCCTGTCATCTATATGACCGGCTATTCCAACCAGGAGATCAAGGATCGCGCCATAAAGACAGGGCCCCTTGCGTACCTTGAGAAGCCGGTCAATGTCAGGGAAATCAGGCATATACTGGAACTCACCGGCGCCCACGATCAAAACGGCGGCAATTAA
- a CDS encoding type III PLP-dependent enzyme: MKKDILPLVRKHGTPLFILDHGKIRENYRAFKKNLPRVQCYYAVKANSNQEIIKTLFNEGSSFDVASYNEFMQVYEYIKNFNKKDKHFYIWDKIIFSNTIKDRDTLRKIKRYRPLVTFDNIDEVKKIRDHCETAGLVLRLKVPDIGSQVEMSSKFGAEPGEALGLIRRAADMGLDVEGLSFHVGSQCVNFDNYTAALEITSGIFHDARKKGHRLNIVDIGGGFPVPYDAHAPRFENLAKVLNAEFGRLFPDDIEILAEPGRFMVATAATLVTEIIGKARRDGKLFYHINDGVYHTFSGVVYDHWIPNFESLKRGKREVCAVVGPTCDSFDKISLSVHLPGNLEIGDYLYTTNIGAYSTASSTKFNGFDGAKIIHVK; the protein is encoded by the coding sequence ATGAAAAAAGACATACTTCCCCTCGTAAGGAAGCACGGCACCCCTCTATTCATCCTCGACCATGGGAAGATACGGGAGAACTACCGCGCCTTTAAGAAGAACCTGCCCCGGGTGCAGTGCTACTACGCGGTCAAGGCGAACTCAAACCAGGAGATCATCAAGACCCTCTTCAACGAGGGGTCGAGCTTCGATGTCGCTTCCTATAACGAGTTCATGCAGGTGTACGAGTACATCAAGAATTTCAATAAGAAAGATAAGCATTTCTATATCTGGGACAAGATCATTTTCTCCAACACCATCAAGGACCGGGACACCCTGCGGAAGATCAAGCGGTACCGGCCCCTGGTCACCTTCGACAATATCGATGAAGTGAAGAAGATACGGGACCACTGCGAGACCGCCGGCCTGGTGCTGCGGCTCAAGGTGCCCGACATAGGCTCCCAGGTGGAGATGAGCTCCAAGTTCGGCGCGGAGCCGGGGGAGGCCCTGGGCCTGATCCGCCGCGCCGCGGATATGGGCCTGGATGTGGAGGGCCTGAGCTTCCACGTGGGGAGCCAGTGCGTCAACTTCGACAACTACACGGCCGCATTGGAGATCACCTCCGGGATCTTTCATGACGCCAGGAAAAAGGGACACCGTCTGAACATCGTCGATATCGGCGGCGGGTTCCCCGTCCCCTACGACGCCCACGCGCCGCGCTTCGAGAACCTGGCGAAGGTGCTGAACGCCGAGTTCGGGCGGCTTTTCCCGGACGACATCGAGATCCTGGCGGAACCGGGGCGGTTCATGGTGGCCACGGCCGCGACCCTGGTGACCGAGATAATAGGAAAGGCCCGCAGGGACGGCAAGCTCTTCTATCACATCAACGACGGCGTATACCATACCTTTTCCGGCGTCGTGTACGATCACTGGATCCCCAATTTCGAGTCGCTCAAGCGGGGCAAGCGCGAGGTCTGCGCCGTGGTCGGCCCCACCTGCGACAGCTTCGACAAGATATCCCTGTCGGTGCACCTGCCGGGGAACCTGGAGATCGGCGACTATCTTTACACGACCAACATCGGCGCCTACAGCACCGCCTCTTCGACGAAGTTCAACGGCTTCGACGGCGCGAAGATCATCCATGTTAAGTGA
- a CDS encoding outer membrane lipoprotein-sorting protein, translating into MRKIVIILLAALFLAGPSVQAALRASEIMKKMDDMMEQIGDISVKATIVQNKARQGIKNYAFLYFRRDITDEFLIVALEPDTEKGNGYLRVGENFWMYRQNTRTFQHISRDESIMGTDAKGGDFEKRKLVDLYRPLTGSGGAEIVEEEMLGKKPVYKFTLLAKVNDVTYPKQVYWVQWDNFLMLKVQSYSLSGTLMQTAYYPKWTQIDGKYIPIQHIYIDEFEKGNKSIVELSGISTNKLDPRIFTKAYLENLSR; encoded by the coding sequence ATGAGAAAAATCGTTATCATCCTGCTGGCTGCCCTGTTCCTTGCGGGGCCCTCAGTCCAGGCCGCGCTGAGGGCCAGCGAGATCATGAAAAAGATGGACGACATGATGGAGCAGATCGGCGACATATCGGTCAAGGCGACCATCGTGCAGAACAAGGCGCGGCAGGGCATCAAGAATTACGCCTTCCTTTACTTCAGGCGGGACATCACCGACGAATTCCTCATCGTCGCCCTGGAGCCGGACACCGAGAAGGGGAACGGCTACCTCAGGGTCGGCGAGAACTTCTGGATGTACCGGCAGAACACGCGCACCTTCCAGCACATCAGCCGCGACGAGAGCATCATGGGGACCGACGCCAAGGGCGGCGACTTCGAGAAGCGGAAGCTGGTCGACCTGTACCGGCCCCTGACCGGCTCCGGCGGCGCGGAGATCGTCGAGGAGGAGATGCTCGGCAAGAAGCCGGTATACAAGTTCACCCTCCTGGCCAAGGTAAACGATGTCACCTATCCGAAGCAGGTTTACTGGGTCCAGTGGGACAATTTTCTCATGCTCAAGGTGCAGTCCTATTCCCTGTCAGGGACCCTGATGCAGACGGCCTATTATCCGAAGTGGACCCAGATCGACGGGAAATATATCCCGATCCAGCACATATATATCGATGAGTTCGAGAAGGGAAATAAAAGCATAGTCGAGCTTTCCGGCATTTCCACGAACAAGCTTGACCCGAGGATTTTCACCAAGGCATATCTCGAAAACCTGAGCAGGTAA